TTTGCCCAAATCGCAGACAATGGTTTAAATTAATATAGATAATCGACCGGCTAATGCGAATTTAATTGATCACCAACTACCTGAATGCCATCCCCAAATAGCTCACACGCCAAATTGACACCTTGATTTACCCCAGACTGAGGCACTCCCCGGCTAGATGGCTAATGTCAGACAAGATTTTGGGCCCACCGCGCCACTTAAATCATGGCAGTCTgcaatttctgaaaaaaaagcaTTTACAAAAAAGAATTCTTTTGATTTATATGTACGAATCCAGCAGAAAGGCAACCGAAATGGCCTTCCCAAGTGGCAATCAATTCTGGCGGAGCAGCTTCTCGACTCCAGAGGAGACTCTTGTTTCGTCTATCGGTTTCTGAGTACCGCCGGGGGCATGGAACACTCTGCACGTGTTGACTCCCAAGTGGAGTCGATGATTTAGCTCGCCTCGTTACCTCAACGCCATTTGACCCCCAGCAATTGAGGTAGCCACGATTCGCTGGCAGTCGGAAAATGGAAGTTGGAAGTTGGCACTCCACAGCTAACAGTCGGGAGTTGGTTGGAAGTCGAGGAGGgcctattcatttctttggttaTCAGTGAGGCAGCGATCGCAGCAATATGTTTTCTATATGCCTCATTTCTGCACAAATCGGTTGACCTTAAGCGTTGCTGTAATTTATTTGTCGTTGTCGCAATTTCCCACACACAACCCGACCCGACCCGACGATTTTCCCGCTCGACTTTAGTTTTTCTTTAGAAGCTGCAAACCGTATTACGTTGGATTTTAGTAGTTtagttttgtattttatttatttttgtgttttttctgCTTGTGGGTCTGGGTTCAGTCGGTTAGTGGAggttgcttttttttcttgtagGTTATTGTGCCTGCCCTGACATCTGGAGGTTATGTAATGTCTCCTAACCCATTGTTATTGGACTCGGGCTTTGGTTTTCTTCAGCTGGGTGAGGGTTGGGGGACAGAGCCGGCCTTATCAGTTGCCGAGCGTCAACTCCAGTGGGGGCATTTACAATTTACAACTCTGATTGTATAACCGAGCATTAACGTTTGccttttaattgattttagcCCTCTGATTGAGCCTGGTTTTGCGGAAATTTACTTTGCTGACCTCAAATGAGGATAAGGATGCATTAAGAGTATTATATAGAATTCCCAGCATTTCTGAGCATAAGTTTCGTTCAATTTTTGCCTGGCGAATTCTTTGGTAATCGCTTAACACAACCCTTTATATAATACACTTACTCCCCCCGCATTAGTGTCTATATAATCAAATTAAAGCCTCAATTTCCCTGGCATGCATCGCAGCAAGCCCATCAGCCTCATGTATAACACTTCCTGACTAATGAAGTGCCAGAGCTGGCAACGATGCCACGGTTTCGGTCCCAGTTTTTTGGAAGAGACATCTTCATTAGCACTGAGTGATATGTAAGGCTTCCAAAGCCAGTTCCAAACTAGGGAAATTCATCGAAGGAAAGGTGAAAGGGAGTTTGGGGGCGGAGGTATTTCTGCCCGAGGTGTGAATGGGCAAAAGCGCTAAAGACCCTTTCAGCCGATTCGAGGGGGCTGCTGCCTGCCTCGCATTTCCCCTAGGGGCCGCCCATTTAAGTGTCCAATAATTCAATCACATCAAACGCCATGTTGATGGGCGCCAAAGTGCCGTTAAAGAGTTTCAATTACACCAATTTTCAATGCTGTTGTTGGGAAAGTTGTGAGCTTATCATGAGAAAAGCAGGCAGTGGAAAACGGAATAGAGACATTTTTTGAAACAAGTAGCCTAATGCTTACCAGTTTGGCTAACCTGGTCCGGGCCCCGGCTATAAGCCTCATTCATTCGGGTCAGTTGACCAGTAAACACCTTTCGGAAATCAAAATTtatagaccaaaaaaaaatataaaaaaaatatttacaaaaaaagtgaaaaaaaaaataatttaattttgggaGCTCAAAATTTGTTGTGATGGATCTTTCGAAAGCCGAAAGACAAAGCCCAAACGATGGGCGCCGGGCGGATAGCCCGGACTACCTCAGAACCCTGCTGCAGGACCTCCTTTGTTTCTTCATTCTGCTGTCGGTGGCTCTACTTATAGTAGCTGGCATCCTTTTCGTAGTGGAAGACATGAGCCGGCTGCAGCAACAGCCGCGCCGTGGCCCTGCCCAATATCCGACCACTAACGACTCTCAGGTCGCGGCCGGAGCTCTCGAGGAACCCTCCAAGATGCCAGGGCGGCGATGCTTCAATCCGTACAAGTGGATACGTTTCTTTAACTGCCACAAACGGGTTGAGGTGGGCCAGGAAGCGGAACAACCCCAGCTCCAGGGCCAGGGAGAGGAGACAAAAAAAGATAAGAAactggagcagcagcagcaggcagtAGAGGGACCTGCCCCCACATATGGGCCGGCAGTTGACCCTCTGCATCGGCAGGCTGCCGGAGATCACCTTGATCCGGCAGCCGCCAACAAATACAAAAGACGAAACCCGCATATTGACCCGGAGCTGCAGCATTTGGCCGGTAAGACGGTCCTAAGAATTCCCTTGGATATATCGACTAATATCGATTCCATTTCGTAGATCCTTTTTATAGCGTTGAAAAGCGCTAAGATGATCGGCCAAATCGCTGAAAGGGCTATTACAGCCTcagttttttttcaaaaacgtctgaatgttattttatttcaaacgCAGCTCCGAACTATTGGGTACTCCCCGATAGATTTGTCAACTGATGTGTAAAAGCCACCGGGCTAGATTCTATCGATGTCGATTGAGAGATAGTCCCGGGTATACAAAACCAAACTCAAAACTACACTTGTAGCCACATTATTTGGCATTCCAGACTATGAGATCGGCGCTTTGCTGACCTCAGATGGCCATCAAGAGCGCGAAACCAAACAAAGACGTCCATATGTAATACCGAGCGGTACCAGCACACTCTgttaataaaaactttttttcgtACCGCTTATAAGgatggcattttattttagtaaataaagttcttattaaatattttgatttttttaaatacctgAGGGtgaaaattgtataatttaGACCTTAGGAATTGACAGGACTATTAATTTGTGTGTTAAAGTAGACTACCTTTtgaattgtaatatttttgaacaaaaaatagTAGCTTACTTAGTTCCAACTTAGCTAACATAATATTCCCACATATTTTATGGAGATAAACCATAATACATTCTTTGTGCTGAAAATACACTCGTAAGTACTATAAATTacactctttatttttataaataatttaaaagctGATTGTTTTGGAGGGTCACATTTCTCACGACCATTGAGTAGATAATTTCTTTATATTACGGCCTATGGTAATGAAGCCATCGAGGGCTTGGTAATTGTCTCAAGTATGCCTAAGCTGCGGAACCTTTCAATTATTTGCAAGAACTTTTAACTGATTCACGACTCCCCTCAATGGCACCCAAATTCTGAGACCAAGTCTGAGGCACAGACTGACAATCTCGGAACTTGAATCTCGGAAATCGCAGATAGACGTGTAAGTGTTGAGCTTGATAGGTATCTTGAAGATACACCAGAGGCAGaggaaaaacaaagaaaaacaaacagaagCTGCGCATGCCCATGCCCATGATGGGTTAATTGAGGTATTGAAAGCCACAACGGCCCAAATGAAATGAAGTGTCTAATGTTTGCATTAGACGGAACAATTGCAGGGGGCTTGTGGTGGGTTGTTGTGGCTGGGCTGAAGGGCAACCTCGTGGTCTGGGCGTGGATTTGGCCGGAGGTCGTCCGAGGTCGGGCCGTGTTCTGATAACTGCAGCTGGGTAATTATTCACCAGATAAGCTGGCTGCTTGCTGCTGGCAAGAACATTTGCATAGTGAGCTCCACCTGGGCACAACACAATTGCACAATCCCAACAATGGCAATACATATTTTCGGGTATTTGTCTTGCCATTGGCATGTGGGCGTTGCAGCTTTGTCTCTTTAGaataagaatttaattaaaataatcgGTTGTTATGCGGCTTATGCCAAAACTCTCACAGCGAACAAGCTGTTGAGAAATCCATATTTATAGAGAGTGATTTCAAAACCGTTTCGGGCAGTCAAAGGCTTGCAGCAATCTTAATGGCAGCGCAACACGAAACAGAACGTGCAACTCGAATCTCCGGAGAAGCGAAGGCAGGCTTAAGGTTCTTATCTGCGATTTCCTTGAATATTTATGAAGCACCGTTAATTAGGCAGATGACTGGGCCAAGACAAAATGACACTATTACAATATGCATGCCGCAGCCGATTTACAGTTAacagttttggccaaaataaaaataagcaaCCAAAAAGTTCTACGGCCGCTGGGAAAGTTCGCCGCGAAGATCATTCGCCGAAACGTGTTCTGAGCTTAGAACCGAAACAAGTTTGTTGTCTAAGTCTTTTGATTCTTTCGCTTCTTTCGCTTGCGTGTTTGATATTTTCATTTACTCCTATAAATTGCATAATCTTGAATGTTTTTTGGTGTATTAATTTAGCGGTTATTTTTCGTTGCCTATTGTCTTGTTCTGGGCTCTGCCAGTGACACAGATTTATTTATAACTTTTGTTCTCCAGCCGGTCTGTGGGCCAAAGAAATGGGTGTGACAGGAAAGCACTCACCGAAGAGCTTAAACCTGCTAATACATAATTCTACAGGTGATATAATAGCCCAAAATTGATCGTGACTTTGATGACTTCGCCGAGACATCATCACAAGACAATCCAATAAATTTGAGAGATTTATTTGGGGCTGACTCCAATATTGTTGGAAGTAATACCTACTTCTCTGAAGAAGCATTGACAAATTATGAGCTTCGTTTAATGACTGTCAGAGTACCGGTCTTCCTATCAATAACCGTGGCTGCTGGGCCACATGCTGAGCACATTGAAAGGGGAACACGCACCTATTGACCGCGAACAAAAGACACAACTATCTGCCCTACACAAATCACCAATTGCACGGGGAGttgatagatagatagatggatggatggatggaatCGATGTTAACTGTTACATGTGTACTCGATTTGGTACTCTCTCTTTCTTTTCGCCGTTTTTCTTGGTATGACTCTTTggcaattaaataaaacatgcCGCATCAGTTGGAGCTGAGTTTTGCAACGGATACATGGCCGTTGGTGCCCTCGTGGCTACTGCTTATATAACCATATGTAAATTATGCCAGCAAATGAAGAAGAAATATGGTTAAGATCATGCGCTTTACAGGAACACACCTCAAAAACAAGCTGCCTCCCAAAACCCAAGGAAAAATAAAGGGAACTGCCAGCCAGGTCCGGGCTACTGTCCATCTCAGGCAAAACGCTGGCCCCAAAGCCCCAAAAACTCAAAGCCCAAAcccaaaaacccaagcccAACAATAGCTGGACTGCAATTGAAGCGCAGCCATTGACAAGATAATTTCCTAGGGGTGCTGCATGCAATGCAGTAAATCCTGTTTAACATATCTTATTTTAGGATACTCTTTCCTATATGGTAACtacagaaaaaaattattaaaaaactatataatatacaaaaaatatcaaaatatacCATAGTAGTTAAGCTGTTGTGTCGAAAGGCTTccaaataaatacattttatttttgtcattCTAACCAAGTTAGAGTATCCATCTAGCAACGCAACTATTTCTAAACAGGCTTTTCTTCCTTCTCTCTGTAGTTCGTCTTCGTTTTACAAATtgtacaaaaaccaaaaatataaaaaaaaggaaagaaaactTTGGCCACGACTCCGGCAGGCAGAAACGAACAGAAATTGGCTAGTTTCGCAGACCGCGTTAAGTTGACTGACTAccaattgttgttgccacGATGCTGGGGCTACTATGCGAATAATTTCAAACACAAGCTGCCGCCAACAACATCCAAGAAGGTTCATAATTATTAAACGAACGTTTGTTGCTGCTACCGGTGGGTTGTGGCTTCTTGAAATGTTGCAACTGGAAATTGTTTGAGCGATGCTGGCCAGGAACTGCAGGGCACATCGTCGTTTTGGGCCAAGAGTGCAAAGTGGCGGGTTAAATGGGCTTTGACTACTTCAAGCCAATTACATTGTTTCGATTATGAAGACTAACTAACTCCAAATTGGTCATTTGTTAGGCCCAACCACGTAGTCTATCCAGGATGGGGTCATGTTTGCTCAGGTTATTTCcatttattaaaaaccaactaattataataattagcCGTCTCAGTAAAAAATCAAACTACCAACAAAACTGAAGCAACACCAATAAAAAGTGTGCAGAACTGATTGATTGCCATCGTAATTATTCTCATTGCCCAATTGGATTAATTGATTTTGGCATTTTAATCTGTTTCCGTAAAATGTTGATTTATTAATATAATGATCATGAATATGACCTCAGATGGATGTATTTTTAATCGAATTATTCGATTCAGAGCAGAAATGATGCAGCTAATTCAGACTTCAAAATACGTACATGAATGCTGGAACTACCCTATGTTTATAGTACAATTACTATATTTACACAACAATTTAACCGCAAAACATggtttattcaaaatatttgtaaaagcatTTCATTCGAGTGTTGAAAGTTGACCACAGTATTAACTTTTAAGGGCAGACACCACCATTAACATCAACATGGCTTTAGACCAAACACTTTCCGTACCCAATTTGTCTGGCTTTTTCGTGGGGGAACAATTGACAGAAGAAACCACACGGCAACGTGAATATGTTCGAATATGTGTGGATATGAATAAACATGCAGGCCCGCGAATAATGTGAGACTTGCATAACCTCATTTGGCGGCTTATGGGCTTCGCGTGCTCCCGTGCccggtttttggtttttgtttgactttttttaaatatgtatttattatttttttttttgactgcGGCGTGATATCGTGTACGCAGATATAAGAGTAAAGATAGAAACGTACATAGACAGGCAAGTGCAACTGCTACACTCCATGCCCCCAGATTGAAAGGAAAACTACCAGAAATGACAGGCCATAACCCATCTCCAGGCAGCTAGTCAGACAGGCAGGCAGTCGTCAACTCCATCCGCCGGTGATCGAGTCAAATTTGAACATTTTATGACAACCACTGACCTTTTTGGGCAGCTTTTTGGGAGAGGAAGTTGCTTTGGAGTGGCCAGGAAATGATTAATGGCTCTATTGGTGCATTCAACGACCACCACTCGACAAAATGTGGCCAACAAATGCGCTATAATTGATAGAAGGTTGCCCGTACCCTGTATAGCCCATACATACTCGTATATATCAAAACCTGAAGGTTTATCCACCATCAGCCCACCGCGACCCATTCACACTTTGCACAATCCACAAATCAAACTGGGAAAACTCCACCAATTATGTGATGAGGCAATGGAACAATAATTCTTCCTGGCCATTATTCCGACATCTACAAAAAACTGCAGGGCGTCGACAATGAGCCCAAGAGTTTCCAAAGAGCAATCCAGCCCAATCCAAAGTTTCCAGCAATTTCGGATCAATTATATGAAGGCGACCATTGTCTGCTTCTGGGCAATTTGTGTATAGCTCAcgatttattaatttttcaccAGCTACTTGTAGCTGAACTTTATTGTCTCTTACTAACCAGAATTTTCACAACCAATTGAAATACTTCAAATTTTGGCCAGTTTTCCAAACTAATCAATATGGAAGTCCGAAAAGAAAGTGTCACACAGATAAACCATAATTATTCATTCTGTTTTGCCAACTCCTCGATTAACTTGGCACTCTGGGCCTTGATCTGCTTCCGATTGGGTACATTGGCCATGGTCTTATTCTCCTGCAAGATATCGTCCTCCGGAGCAGTCGGGGGCGGCTCGTCGGCATCCACCGGCTCGTACATATCCAAGCTGGCCAAGAAATCGGCGTGATACTCCTCCACATTACGTTTGATCGTCGCCGGTTTCAGTTCAACCGTGTAGGCCTTCATCAGCTTGTAGATCTTTCGTTTCACCATATGCATTATGTTGTCAACTGTGGAAAGAGAACGTAGGATTTATGAATTCCAGTATGAATAAATTGGCTGGGCGACCACTTAACTGTTCTCCTCGAATATTTCCGGAGCAGCGGCCCTCATGTTGAGCATTTCAAACTTGAGCAAAGGCAGCTTCAAGTAAGAGTTGGGGTACTGAGCCCGCAACAACTTTGGTTGGCGATCAACGTGTCGCAGGATCTCCAGGAGATTCCAAATGCTTActctgaaaacaaaaatatttagattTAATAGTTTAAGGAAGTAAGTGTAGTAACCTCAGCATAACATAGGCATCCGCTCGATTTTTAAGATGCTGCAGAGTATCTTTTTCAAATTCAGTATCTTTTTCCAATGTTTTCTTCAGGTCCTTGATGCGCTCTAAACGACTGTAAAATAGAACAAGCCAGAAGTCAGTATAAGATAGTTATAGTATTGTTCAGGATACCCACTTAATCTCCTCCTCGGAGAGATTGTTAACCAAAACACCTTTTAGCACGCTGGCGCACTTCATTTTGGTTTCCAGCATTTCGTGGGCCAACATATCGTTGACAATCATGCGATGGAGCTTATCATTGTTGTCCACCTGGCTCTTCATTCTAAAGAAATCGaacagaaaataaatgtttaaatatttgacaGGAAGTTCAACCTAAAACTCACCTAGGGTAGATTTCCTTGGCCTGGGAGCACAAAGTCACAAACTTAACCTCTTTTATCGTCTTCTCCACGGCCTTCAGCTCCAGTTTAAGAATCATCATGCTCTGGGTCTCCCGGACATATCTCTTCAGATTGGTGGTAGGTGCCGCCTCCTTTGGCTTGTTGAAGGTAATAATTGAAGTTCCACCCGGTTTCTTGAGAGATGCCAGCATCTGGAGCTTGGCCTGGAGGTTCTTGCGAGACTTCTCCTCCATATTCCGAAACTCGTCATTTAGCTCCTTGAACTTGGCTATGGCCGGCATACCCAAGTACAAGATGTGTTTGATGAAGTTCGCCTGATCCTCCATGTCGCTGCTGAGGGATCGCAAGATGGGTTCATAGAAAATCTCGTCGTGGACCAGAACTTGAATCATTTTCTTGTAGGTATTGTTTATGGTTTTAATGGCCTTTAGACGCACATTCGAATTTTCAATCTTTTTCAGAAAGATTCGGGACTTGAGTTCTTCGTCCAAGATGAACTCATTTTGGTATTTGATGCGATTCTGGAGCATGGCTCGTTgtagctaaaaaataatataaaaatagacTAATAACTAGTGCTTATGTATCTCTCATTACATACCAATTGTTCCTTGTAGTGCTTCTTCAGTTGGCCCAATCGAAACTCCAAGCGATCCCTCTCCTTGCGCATCACAAAAGTCCTCTGGTTAATGTTGTCGACCACAAGATGGATGGGCATCTTCTGGTACAAGCGCTGCATGTCCTTATGGTTGATGAGGAAGTTGCGTATCTTGTGGGTGTTGTCATTGACCAGGATATTCTGCAGTTTTGTCCTTCCATCGCGGCATTGTAGCTTTAGCCGCTTGTTTTCGCGGAAGTATCGCTGACGATTGGCCTTTGACTCGTGATTTTTAAAGACCAGGCGACGAGCTATAATGGGTAATGGTTAGTCAATATATCCCTCTATTTTCCTTGAAAGACACAACTCA
The Drosophila bipectinata strain 14024-0381.07 chromosome 3R, DbipHiC1v2, whole genome shotgun sequence DNA segment above includes these coding regions:
- the LOC108130364 gene encoding uncharacterized protein; translation: MDLSKAERQSPNDGRRADSPDYLRTLLQDLLCFFILLSVALLIVAGILFVVEDMSRLQQQPRRGPAQYPTTNDSQVAAGALEEPSKMPGRRCFNPYKWIRFFNCHKRVEVGQEAEQPQLQGQGEETKKDKKLEQQQQAVEGPAPTYGPAVDPLHRQAAGDHLDPAAANKYKRRNPHIDPELQHLADPFYSVEKR
- the LOC108130329 gene encoding uveal autoantigen with coiled-coil domains and ankyrin repeats-like; this encodes MPPCTLRQRGLAYRPRRDKNREKDVLAPKPVHPRSLRFHGFFGISYVNQHVMVDERWTPNSLTEQFKGMTDLLTRRLVFKNHESKANRQRYFRENKRLKLQCRDGRTKLQNILVNDNTHKIRNFLINHKDMQRLYQKMPIHLVVDNINQRTFVMRKERDRLEFRLGQLKKHYKEQLLQRAMLQNRIKYQNEFILDEELKSRIFLKKIENSNVRLKAIKTINNTYKKMIQVLVHDEIFYEPILRSLSSDMEDQANFIKHILYLGMPAIAKFKELNDEFRNMEEKSRKNLQAKLQMLASLKKPGGTSIITFNKPKEAAPTTNLKRYVRETQSMMILKLELKAVEKTIKEVKFVTLCSQAKEIYPRMKSQVDNNDKLHRMIVNDMLAHEMLETKMKCASVLKGVLVNNLSEEEINRLERIKDLKKTLEKDTEFEKDTLQHLKNRADAYVMLRVSIWNLLEILRHVDRQPKLLRAQYPNSYLKLPLLKFEMLNMRAAAPEIFEENIDNIMHMVKRKIYKLMKAYTVELKPATIKRNVEEYHADFLASLDMYEPVDADEPPPTAPEDDILQENKTMANVPNRKQIKAQSAKLIEELAKQNE